The DNA segment AACCTAGAGTTTGGAAATTAGGGGAGCCTTTTGCTGAAGTAGTACAAAAATTTGGAATAAAATTAAGAAAGCCGGTCCCCGGACTAGCTTGGTTATTAAAAGCAGTAGGCATTACCAAAGACTATCGCACTCTTTACGATCATTATATGATCTGCCTGCACGATTTAATGAAAAGAGATAAAGAGTATCAAGAGAATGCTAAACAGCAAGAAATATTGTTTCCACCTGGGAGTAGCTGGATAGTTTATACCGATCAAGCTTCCCATGCAGCGCTTGCAGGTCAATATGTTATGGAGCAAACCTATTACCTTCCTGTAGAAAGTCTACAAAATCCGGAAACCTCACCATTACACGTATTGGAACGCTTTTTTGGACAAAAATTAATTGAAAAGGGTTAAAGCTTAAACGTTTACTTAGCCTAATCTACCTAAAAAAGTAAGCCCTTAACAAGTTAAGGGCTTTTTTTCAAATAATCTTAGAATTTAAGCTAAAAAGCCATGTTACCTTCTAGTAGTTATGCGAGGAGCCGCAGCCACAGGATGAACGTGCATTGGGATTACTGATTTTAAAACCTGCCCCCTGAAGTCCATCCACATAATCAATTTCTGAACCTAAAAGTCGAGGCACTATAGCTTTTTTTACGTGAATTTCGATAGCATGGGAAACAAATATCTCATCATCTTCAGCAGCTTTTTCAGAGAAGTCTAACACATATTCAAAGCCACTGCAGCCTGCCATTTTCTCTTCAAATCTAATGCCCCAGCCGGTTTTACCCTCTTCGGTTAAAATCTCTAGATATTTTTTGGCAGCACGTTCAGTAATGGTAATGGTAGATAAATCTGCTTCTTCTTGTAAAAGATTGTTAAGTCTTTCTACTAACGTATTAATTTGCTCTTCATTCATCCCATGGCCTAACATGCCAGCTTCTAGAGTTTCCCAAGTGGCTGCATGGCATCCTACGCAATGGAGCCCTGCACGCGTAATTTCTTGCGCTAATTTTTGCGCTTTAAAGGGAAAAAGAGATAAAATTTGTTCAATCGTCATCTGGCGATGGATGATAGTATTTTCTTGATTTTGTGTGCTAGTCATGGGCTTAACCTTTTCATTAAAATGATACTTTTACATTGCCTTTTTTGATGCGACACTGGCAAGCAAGTCGCTCGTCGCAGGTACCTTCTCCAAGAAAATCTTCTTCTTCTTGAGTTGGAGAGGAGAGATTTTCTTTTCCCTCTTTAACAAGGATAACACAGGTTCCGCATACACCCTCTGTACAGGCAAAAGGAACTCCTGCTTCTTCACAAACTTCAGCGATTGGTGAATCATCAGGCAATTCAATTTCTTCGCCATTATGATCAAATATTAACTTGGCCACTTCTAAAGACTCCGCTTATATGATTGCAACAATCATTATAGGCATATATCTAATAAAGAACAATGCCAATTAAATATTCTCCTTTTCTTGTGTAAATGCTTTGGAGACTTTACTAGTATAAATAATAAGAAAAAATCCGCTGAGGATAAAGGGCAGGCTTAAATATTGGCCCATTTGCATTGTTGATTCGTCAATAACAGTACTTTGCGAACTCTTAAAGAATTCTAAAAAAAATCGCGTGGAAAAAAGCAATATAAAAAACAATCCGGCCATGAAGCCAGATCTCTTGCGCACATGAGTTCTTTGCCAAATTAAAATGAGGAGAGCAAAGATAATTAGATAAGCAAAGGCTTCATAAAGTTGGACGGGATGACGAGGTAGAGGCAAGCTATGATCGGCAGGATTTCCAAATATTACTGCCCAGGGCGCTTGAGAAGGTGTCCCTAGTATTTCCTGATTGAAGAAATTGCCTAGGCGAATACAAGCGCCAGCTAAGGCTGTAGGTACGGCTATAATATCTGCAAGTGTTAAAAAAGTTAATTCAGAAAATTTCTTACGGATAGATAAACGATAAATAGCTAGGGCTAATAAAATACCCACAGCACCTCCATGGCTGGCCAAGCCTCCTTCCCAAACTTTTAAAATGTCTAAAGGATAATATTGATAATAAGGCCAATCATAAAAAAAAACGTGACCTAGACGGGCGCCAATAATGATGCCGGTGACAACGTACCATGTGAGGCGATCTGTTAGCCTTAATGCTATCGAGGAGATATCTTTATTGTTTTTTTGAGAGCTATAGCATTCCAGCAACCAAGTGCGCAGAAGATGAAGAACGATGGAATAACTTAATATAAGGCCTAACACGAAAAAGAGGCCATACCAGGCGATAGGCCTGTTAACAAGGGGTAGAGTGAAGATATCTTTAGAAGGGTTCCAGTATAGCCAGGCAATCAACAAGTGCATATAAAAGACCTTTAGAAGTCAAAGGCTCCTACTTTTTGCCATAGGAGCCTTTTGATCGGAGTAGAGGGATTCGAACCCCCGACCTACTGCTCCCAAAGCAGCCGCGCTAGCCAAGCTGCGCTATACTCCGAAGAAAAAGCAAATTATAGGCATGAGGGGCTTTTTCAGCAAGAAATTTCTAAGGGATTTGCTGATATTTCGACTTAACAACTTTAAAGTAACCATAGATCGATAGCTTTGATTAGAAGATAAGCTGGATAAGTCCGTAATGACCCAGCTTGGATATTCCCCAAGTTCTCTAGACTCCTTTAAATAAAAATTGAAAGTTTTTTCGAATGAAGAATAGCTTAGTTTAAATCCATTCTAAGAAGGTAGCTCAGTAACTTTTTATGTTAGGTTGTAGGATTATTTTATTGCCTATCTAATCGGTTAGCTAGCTTAGAGAAAACGTTAAGGTGTCCAAAGCTTAAGAGCTGGTTACATATCTTCAGCTAATAAATACAACTTCCGGTCTCATTTTGCTCAGTCAGCTTCTTTTTCTACTTGCCTAACTAAAGTGGCTTGAGAAAGAAAAACTGGAGTGAATGTATTTCATCCACTAAAGCTTTATTAATCGTTAAATTAAAGAGCTCAAGAGAAACAGCTTATATGAAATCATTGTAGATAGAATTCATGTGTTAAAGAACGCCTTCCCCTCCCTCTTTATTGCGATTATTAGGTTCATTGAAATCGATTTTTTTCTGAATAGCTTGATAAGCACTGATAATGTCTTTATCATCGGTCTCTATACCTTTTTTTATCAGGCGTACACTCGACATCACGGTGGAATGATCTTTAGAAAAAATATCGCCAATTTTTGTAAAAGGCATTTGAAGTGTCTGCCGACAGAGATACATCGCTAATTGTCGGGGAAAAACACAATCACGGCTTTGCGCTTTTCCCAAAATATCTTCCGACATAATGCCAAATATTTCTGCAATACTTTTAATTATTTTCTCGGGAGTAAGGACATGTTGTTTTTCCTCAAGCAATAAATCACTTAAAATCTGTTTAGCCATAGGCACAGTAATACCTACTGTGGAGTGCTTTGCCATTTGCTCGTTGAGATGTGAGCGCAAAACTAAAGCTTCTAAAGCACGAATCAATGCTTTACTACTGCTAGGAAAATTATCTAACAGAAATTCAATGATTTTAGCATGAATAGGAAAATTAAAAAATTGAGCTTTTTTACGAATAGCAAGGGCTAATTCTTCCCTAGACAAAGGAAATAGATTAAGGACCACTCCCCATTCAAAACGGCTAACTAGGCGCGGTTCAATATAGGTAAGCTCTGCAGGAGAGCAGTTTGCACTTAAGATAATCTGCTTATTATCAAGATGAAGAGTATTAAAGGTATGAAAAAATTCTTCCTGAGTGGCTCCCTTTTTAGAAAACTCTTGGACACCATCAAGGATGAGGACATCACTATTTCGATAGGCCTGACGAAAAATACTCATCTCTCCTACACGAATGGCTGAGACTACGTGTTCAGTAAAAGTTTCAGCTCGAGAGTAAAGCACATGAAACCCTTGACTACGCAAAGCCTGAACGGTAGCCATCAGTAAATGCGTTTTCCCAGTTCCTGAGCTACCATGGATAAAGATAGGATTAAATATACCCAGCTCCTTTGGTTGGTCAGAATGAGCCAAGCTAAGCAACAATTTTTCTACTAATATATTCTTTTCCGAGGAAACATAATGCTCGAATGTACAGTAAGGATCTAATTCGTCAAAACATAAAGCGAAGGGGGCATGGTTGGATAAAGCTGCACTTTTTAATAAAGAACTTTTTGGTTTACGGGGTAAGCTGTTTGCAACACTTAAGTGAACTTTTATTTTCTTATTATTATTGTTAACAAATTTGGTGAGAATTTTTTGACGCATATGCTCTTCAAACCATAGAGCTTGAAAAGAATCTTTAGCTTCTAGATATAAATTAGCTGCATCAAAGCGAATAATTTTTAAGGATTTTAGCCATTTATGGACGGTTTCACTGCCTAGTTCAATTTCCTGTAAGGCGAGAAATTCATTCCATGCACGCATTTCTTAATTATCCCAGCTATGATTTAATCTCGTGCGAGAGGGCTCGCACGAATGTTGAAGAGGAGTATTAGGCAATCCTTTTTATTTTTTTACAATTTTTTGGCTGACTTCTATAACTTGAGGACGTAAGGCTTTTTTCTGAAGCTGCTTTAAAGTCCACCCTTGCTGTAGAATACCTAGTAGCATAGAAGATAACCAATATAGATTGAGGCCGGAAGGAAAATTATAAAACATTACGGCAAATACCCCCGTCATAATTGTACTCATCGAGCGTTGCTGCCTTTGCTGCTCTGTCATCTGGCTAGGATCTTTAGGGCCGGTAGTCATATAGCGTTGCTGGATGAACATCACCCCGCCTAAAAGAATAGGAAGTAAATGAAATTGATTTCCAATAAAAAAGAGGGGGGTATCCCAGCTAAATAGCACATCAGGGGCTGTTAGATTGTCAATCCATCCTGGAATAAAGCTAGCTCCACGTAGCTCAAAAGTGGATTTTAATAAATCGAACATTCCAATAAGAAATGGCATTTGTATCAGTAAAGGAAAGCAACCGGATATAGGGTTAACTCCGCGCTCACGATACAAAGACATAATTTCAAGCTGAGCTTTTTTAGGATCTTTCTTATATTTCTCTTGAAGAGCTGTTACTTCAGGAGCAATTTGTTGCATCCGTAACATGGATTTTGTAGACCACGCATTGAGGGGATACATCATGATGCGTAAAGCAATGGTTAATAAAATAATTGAAAATGCCCATGAACTAGTGAGGCGATAAAAAAATTTCATTAAGATGAACAAAAACTTAGCAAACGGTTCTGAAATAAAAGCAAACCATCCATGAAAAGTTTGAGAGGCAATGTAGTCAGGATTGTATCCCGTGGTAGAATCACTATACATTGCATCGACTTTCTTCAAAATACTTTCAGCAAACGGGCCGCTGAAGATGCGGAAGTTCATAGAACCGCCATCACTAGCAAGCGGGAGTAGTGCCATGTATCCGGGCATATTAACTGCTTTAAAACGATCATATTGCTGATCCAATTGAACCAAACGTGAAGGAACTATCGTTCCTGGAACTTGCTGCACTCTATACCCTGCATCGATGTTGGATAATGGATCAAGGATTATGCCGAAAAAGCCATTGGAATCCACAATCCAATCTATATAGACAGAACTTACCGTGAGGGCGTCTTTAGGCAGGTCAATATTTTCTACCGAGGATTTGCGATTACGTGTAATCCTATATTTTAAAGCAGGTGCTGGACTTCCAGATATCCATTCCACCTCAGGAACCCCTGAAGTTAACCATAAGCCACGGCTGTCTCCTTTTATCTCGATTGTCAAGTCAAAAGTGTAGGGGGCTGTTTGCTCGTCGTTTCTTAAAGTATAAGTTTTCGTGATGGTCCGATGGGATTGGCTAGCCTCAAATACGATCGTGTGGCTATCAAATTTTTTCACCTCATAGGTAAGCTCTGCAAATTCCGGATACTCTGAAACGATATTAGTTGCATAAAAGCGAGGTGGCAGGCGCGTAGGCTTTTTCTCTCCTTCTGCTATCAAATCGCGTCTTAAAAGCGGATAATATCCCCCTAACGATCCTTTTTGATGTAACGCCCCATCAGGAGTGTAATAAGGATGGGCAGGAAAATGAGTATTAGAAGGATGGTTTTTAACCATGTCACGATCATACTCAATTTCTTTTACCACAGTGGCTGGATGGCTAGCGCTTTGGAAAGGAAGATTAATTTCTACAATAGAGCCTCCCTGATTAGAAAAAACAAGCTGCTGGTAGGCATTTTCTAACACAAAAAATTTTTCCTCTGCCTTTTGCAGCGAGCTAGACGTTTGCTTAGCTTTAGGCATTGAAATAATATTTTCGGTACCCATAAATTCATTCATAAGCTTAAGACTACCATCCTCTTGCTCATAAATGCCTACAGGTAGATATCCCGCGGCTGTTTTTAATAAAGCAATAGCATTGGAAGGAAGATAATTTCTAACCTGATTTTCATATCTTTGCTCTTTCTGCTTTAGCAGGGCTAATCTGGCTAAAGGAATAGATAAGCGCCCATCTTTATATTCTCCCCATAGGATTTTCGGAGCAGTTATTGCATGCTGATTTTTTCCACTTACTTCAACAATTTGCAAATCAAAAGAACCAAAATCAGGAAGTTCGCTTACTTGCAATTTTTTTCCATTTTCTGCTGCATAAATGGCAGGTTGTCCGATAGAGCCTTCTTTAAAAAGAAGGTTAAATGCTTGCGATTTGTTGTTTTCTTGAAAATTTTTGCTATAAACAATTTTCGGGAGCTGCTCATCCCATGCTAAGAGCATGACCACATGATTGATTTCTACCCCGGTAGTGAGAAAATTTGTAGCATTCTCATCCGCATATAAATCAATTAGGGGAAGGTTGCTAGGATTTTCGGTCTTCTGGCTAATCTCTTTCTCTAACTGTTGCTCGATTTGTAGAGCTTTGGCTTTTTGCTGTGCTGTCCATTCCTTTAAGCTTTCTTGATTTTTTCCCTCGAAGTACCAATTAACAGCAAATAAGGTTAAGGTTAGGCATAAAACAAATAGCGCGGTTCGCTTATCCATAAGTAGACTTTTTTGTTGAAGTTTAAAGATAAATTAAGAACATTAGCATACATCTCTCTAATCATGCAATTTAAATCCCCTAGGTGAACCCTTGATAGGTAAGAAAAGATTATAGAGTTTAATCGGATATTTATAAGGCTTAAGTTTATTCTTGCTTTTGTCTCTTGGGAGGTGTATTTTTTATGATGGCGCCCGATATTTAATCTAAAAAGAATAGGCTATCCTACCCTTTGTGCTCATTCTCATGTTTTTTTACTAACTTTATTAATGGGCAACTTTTGAGCAGATAGATAATAAGGCTTCCAGCTTTTATGGCAGCAAGTGTGCATTAACTGCTAGATAGAACTGATTTAGGTCGATAGGGTTTTAACCATGCTAGACTTTAAATTTTATAATATTTTAAGAAGCCCTCTAAAATTTTGCACAGTGGGCGAGATGATTTTTCTTTAAAGATAGAGAAATATTTAATAGGTTTTCTAGCCCTGTTTATAATCGACAGAGAAGTTTATGAAAAAAAATTTGCTGAAAGCTCTATTACCTCTTCTTCTGGTAGGGAGAGCCGAAATTGCAGCTATGCCAGAAAAGAAATTAGAGACTTTTAACCGGGCAAGCCCACTGCCAGCTGAAGAACAGCCTCCCCAGATTTCCAAGGAAGATAAAGGGTTGACACATAAAAATTGGGCGGTTGCTTATTATAAAGATCAGGAGCAAGAAAAATCCTTTAAAGTTTTCCTTGAAGCTTTAAAAGAAATCCCTGCTACAGAAACTGCTAATATCTTAGCAGAGGAAAAGATAATCTATGCACAAGCTTTAAAGATCTATCTAGAAGATGCAGGCTATGATTCTGGCAAAACAGCAGCAAAACTAATTTCGCAATTTGAACCCCTTTTTGAAAAGAATCCTAATTTCTATCATCTAAGCTACTTATTGGCAATGAGTAAAGCAAATTTGGGTCTATACGATCAATTTTTTGAGCTATTTTACCATGCCTATCTTCATGATCCCCACCATTTTCTCGCTTATAAAGCCAAAGCTGCCCTATACGTTAAACTTTTCGAAAGAGCTAAAACAGAAGAAGAGCGGCAGGCTGCACGTTTACAAATATTAAGCCATGCTAGGAAAGCAGTCGATATAGAGCCTTATGATACGAGCCTCTATCGGATGATCATAGGATTTACTCAGAAAGATGCCAAGCCACAGGCTTTATCGACTTACCTTAACCGCATAATTGAGCAAAATGTAGTATTGTCGCGCATAGATATCCCCTATTATGTGGAGATAGCTCTTGCTTTTCATCAGTATGATTTAGCCCAAAGATTGTTAGATAAAGCTAAGCAATGGTATGCTTTTAGCCGTGTGATTAATTTGGCCCAGAAGCTTTTAGACGAAAAGCGTGGCCATTCTCAAAAATAATTAGGAAAGTATGGAACCTAGAACAAAAGAAGCGAAAATATTAGGGGATTATACTGTTGTTAAACAGATAGGCCAAGGGTCGCTAGGGAATGTTTATTTAGCCGAGCATCGCTTTATGAAAAAGCATTATATCCTAAAAGTTCTTCCAGAAGAGCTGAGTGCCGATAGAGCCTTTATTCAACGTTTTGAAGAAGATGTAGCTAATTTATCTGCTTTAGATCACCCGCATTTAGTTAAAATTCATAATGTTTCTTACTCGCATGGACAATACTTTTTAGTTACCGATTGTGTAGTAGATGAGCTGGGTGAAACAACCAATTTAATGCAATATATGGGGGGACGAGGCAAGCGATTAGAAGAGGAAGAATTATTCCGTCTACTCAGGCAGATTGCTGAAGCTTTGGATTATGCGCATGGAAAAAAACTTGTGCATCGCGGTCTTAAACTTAATAATATTTTGGTAAGTAATAGACTAGGAGCGCAAATTGATCTTTATCTTTCGGACTTCGGTCTTTCACGTATCGTCGGGGTAGGTTCCGTTTTAACGCGCATTTATAAGAGTGTAGCTGAATCTTTAGGCATTGGATCTGCCGTAAATCCTCTTAAAGCAGGGCAAGAACGCTATGCCAGCTCGTTAGAAAATTCAAAGTTAATTCCTTTGCACGCTTCTTTTCTACAGACTTACTTTTTTTTAGCTCCTGAGCAAAAACGCTTGGATACAACCAAAATAGTAGATGTACAAGCAGATTGCTATGCTTTTGGAGTGCTTGCTTATTATTTATTGATGAATGAGTTTCCGGAAGGCATTTTTGAAATGCCTTCTGAGCGTTCGGATTTGCGATGGAATTGGGATAAATTAATATCAAGCTGTCTACAAATTGATCCTGTTAAGCGTCCAGAATCGCTTGTGTACGAACTTGATAAAATGCAAGCTTCACCTGCTGAAGCTCTCTCGGCTCATGGTTTAGCCGAGGTTTACATACTCGATCAACCTGTATTAAAAGAGACAGAGAGGGCTACTCAAAAAGTAATTAAACATGACGAAAAGCAAGCTGCTGCATTAAGGCCTATTCTTCGTACGGCTCAATTGGAAAGGCCTCAAACAGATCCCGATCCTGCTGCTGTCTTTCAAATCGATACCAGCGTAAAATCTTATCGACCCGAGTATAAAGAAGTGAAAAATATTCAGCCTCTTCTAACAGATATGGTAATTATAGCAGGAGGAAGTTTTTATCGTGGTAGCAATGATGGAAACCGCGATGAAGTACCTCGCCATCAAGTGATTTTAGCTGGTTTTGCTATTGACATCCATCCTGTCACTAACGAGCAGTTTGTTCGCTTTTTAGAAGTCATGGGTGGAGAAAAAGATAGCAATCATCAAGACATTATCCGTATGCGTGATTCAAGAATCAAACGTAGCGGTGGTAAATTAAGTATTGAATCGGGATATGCTAAACATCCAGTGGTGGGGGTAACCTGGTATGGGGCTGTAGCTTATGCTAAGTGGATAGGAAAACGTCTTCCAACAGAAGCAGAGTGGGAAATTGCAGCCCGAGGAGGACAAGAAAATTCTCTTTATCCTACAGGTGAAGAGATTGAAAAATCCCAAGCTAACTTTTTTAGCTCGGATACTACCGCGGTGATGAGTTACATTCCTAATGGCTATGGCCTCTATGACATGGTAGGAAATGTTTATGAGTGGTGCCAAGATTGGTATGGCTATAACTATTATGAGATATCCATTCAAGAGCCGGAA comes from the Neochlamydia sp. AcF84 genome and includes:
- a CDS encoding iron-sulfur cluster assembly accessory protein, which encodes MTSTQNQENTIIHRQMTIEQILSLFPFKAQKLAQEITRAGLHCVGCHAATWETLEAGMLGHGMNEEQINTLVERLNNLLQEEADLSTITITERAAKKYLEILTEEGKTGWGIRFEEKMAGCSGFEYVLDFSEKAAEDDEIFVSHAIEIHVKKAIVPRLLGSEIDYVDGLQGAGFKISNPNARSSCGCGSSHNY
- a CDS encoding 2Fe-2S iron-sulfur cluster-binding protein, translating into MAKLIFDHNGEEIELPDDSPIAEVCEEAGVPFACTEGVCGTCVILVKEGKENLSSPTQEEEDFLGEGTCDERLACQCRIKKGNVKVSF
- the lgt gene encoding prolipoprotein diacylglyceryl transferase; translated protein: MHLLIAWLYWNPSKDIFTLPLVNRPIAWYGLFFVLGLILSYSIVLHLLRTWLLECYSSQKNNKDISSIALRLTDRLTWYVVTGIIIGARLGHVFFYDWPYYQYYPLDILKVWEGGLASHGGAVGILLALAIYRLSIRKKFSELTFLTLADIIAVPTALAGACIRLGNFFNQEILGTPSQAPWAVIFGNPADHSLPLPRHPVQLYEAFAYLIIFALLILIWQRTHVRKRSGFMAGLFFILLFSTRFFLEFFKSSQSTVIDESTMQMGQYLSLPFILSGFFLIIYTSKVSKAFTQEKENI
- a CDS encoding DnaA/Hda family protein translates to MRAWNEFLALQEIELGSETVHKWLKSLKIIRFDAANLYLEAKDSFQALWFEEHMRQKILTKFVNNNNKKIKVHLSVANSLPRKPKSSLLKSAALSNHAPFALCFDELDPYCTFEHYVSSEKNILVEKLLLSLAHSDQPKELGIFNPIFIHGSSGTGKTHLLMATVQALRSQGFHVLYSRAETFTEHVVSAIRVGEMSIFRQAYRNSDVLILDGVQEFSKKGATQEEFFHTFNTLHLDNKQIILSANCSPAELTYIEPRLVSRFEWGVVLNLFPLSREELALAIRKKAQFFNFPIHAKIIEFLLDNFPSSSKALIRALEALVLRSHLNEQMAKHSTVGITVPMAKQILSDLLLEEKQHVLTPEKIIKSIAEIFGIMSEDILGKAQSRDCVFPRQLAMYLCRQTLQMPFTKIGDIFSKDHSTVMSSVRLIKKGIETDDKDIISAYQAIQKKIDFNEPNNRNKEGGEGVL
- the yidC gene encoding membrane protein insertase YidC; translation: MDKRTALFVLCLTLTLFAVNWYFEGKNQESLKEWTAQQKAKALQIEQQLEKEISQKTENPSNLPLIDLYADENATNFLTTGVEINHVVMLLAWDEQLPKIVYSKNFQENNKSQAFNLLFKEGSIGQPAIYAAENGKKLQVSELPDFGSFDLQIVEVSGKNQHAITAPKILWGEYKDGRLSIPLARLALLKQKEQRYENQVRNYLPSNAIALLKTAAGYLPVGIYEQEDGSLKLMNEFMGTENIISMPKAKQTSSSLQKAEEKFFVLENAYQQLVFSNQGGSIVEINLPFQSASHPATVVKEIEYDRDMVKNHPSNTHFPAHPYYTPDGALHQKGSLGGYYPLLRRDLIAEGEKKPTRLPPRFYATNIVSEYPEFAELTYEVKKFDSHTIVFEASQSHRTITKTYTLRNDEQTAPYTFDLTIEIKGDSRGLWLTSGVPEVEWISGSPAPALKYRITRNRKSSVENIDLPKDALTVSSVYIDWIVDSNGFFGIILDPLSNIDAGYRVQQVPGTIVPSRLVQLDQQYDRFKAVNMPGYMALLPLASDGGSMNFRIFSGPFAESILKKVDAMYSDSTTGYNPDYIASQTFHGWFAFISEPFAKFLFILMKFFYRLTSSWAFSIILLTIALRIMMYPLNAWSTKSMLRMQQIAPEVTALQEKYKKDPKKAQLEIMSLYRERGVNPISGCFPLLIQMPFLIGMFDLLKSTFELRGASFIPGWIDNLTAPDVLFSWDTPLFFIGNQFHLLPILLGGVMFIQQRYMTTGPKDPSQMTEQQRQQRSMSTIMTGVFAVMFYNFPSGLNLYWLSSMLLGILQQGWTLKQLQKKALRPQVIEVSQKIVKK
- a CDS encoding bifunctional serine/threonine-protein kinase/formylglycine-generating enzyme family protein: MEPRTKEAKILGDYTVVKQIGQGSLGNVYLAEHRFMKKHYILKVLPEELSADRAFIQRFEEDVANLSALDHPHLVKIHNVSYSHGQYFLVTDCVVDELGETTNLMQYMGGRGKRLEEEELFRLLRQIAEALDYAHGKKLVHRGLKLNNILVSNRLGAQIDLYLSDFGLSRIVGVGSVLTRIYKSVAESLGIGSAVNPLKAGQERYASSLENSKLIPLHASFLQTYFFLAPEQKRLDTTKIVDVQADCYAFGVLAYYLLMNEFPEGIFEMPSERSDLRWNWDKLISSCLQIDPVKRPESLVYELDKMQASPAEALSAHGLAEVYILDQPVLKETERATQKVIKHDEKQAAALRPILRTAQLERPQTDPDPAAVFQIDTSVKSYRPEYKEVKNIQPLLTDMVIIAGGSFYRGSNDGNRDEVPRHQVILAGFAIDIHPVTNEQFVRFLEVMGGEKDSNHQDIIRMRDSRIKRSGGKLSIESGYAKHPVVGVTWYGAVAYAKWIGKRLPTEAEWEIAARGGQENSLYPTGEEIEKSQANFFSSDTTAVMSYIPNGYGLYDMVGNVYEWCQDWYGYNYYEISIQEPENPKGPLQGVYRVLRGGCWKSLKEDLRCSRRHRNNPGTVNGTYGFRCAADVQ